The Petrocella atlantisensis genome has a window encoding:
- a CDS encoding YicC/YloC family endoribonuclease yields MINSMTGFGRGEHVKDQRKMIVEMKSVNHRYCDVNVRLPRKLNFLENDIKTYTKKRLSRGKIDVYLTYEDNSTKQESIRFNEALTEEYLTYFQHISDRFNLENDIKVSHITRYPDVFVVEEQQDDETLLWGILKEALDLAILKMIETRQVEGELLKKDILIKMKAMMEALNHIEKESPSVVKDYQVKLEARIQELLSNAAVDEARLAVEVALFADRCCIDEEIVRLRSHIEHMEKTLESDQPIGRKLDFLSQEMNREANTILSKANSLLISGHALELKTDIEKIREQIQNIE; encoded by the coding sequence ATGATCAACAGTATGACCGGATTTGGTCGTGGCGAACATGTCAAAGATCAAAGAAAGATGATTGTAGAGATGAAGTCCGTCAATCATAGATACTGCGATGTGAATGTCCGTCTCCCTAGAAAACTGAATTTTCTGGAAAATGACATTAAGACATACACCAAAAAAAGATTGTCTAGGGGAAAAATAGATGTCTATTTAACTTATGAGGACAACTCGACAAAGCAAGAAAGCATACGGTTCAATGAAGCTTTAACAGAGGAGTATTTAACCTATTTTCAACATATAAGCGACCGATTCAATCTTGAAAATGACATTAAGGTATCTCATATCACAAGATACCCAGATGTTTTTGTAGTCGAAGAGCAACAAGATGACGAGACCCTTCTATGGGGGATTCTAAAAGAAGCCCTTGATTTGGCCATTTTAAAGATGATTGAGACAAGACAAGTTGAAGGTGAGTTGCTTAAGAAAGATATCCTTATTAAAATGAAAGCCATGATGGAAGCACTGAATCATATTGAAAAGGAATCACCATCTGTTGTTAAAGACTATCAAGTCAAGTTAGAGGCGCGCATACAAGAACTGTTATCGAATGCAGCCGTTGATGAGGCTAGGTTGGCTGTAGAAGTGGCATTGTTCGCTGACCGTTGTTGTATAGATGAAGAAATTGTACGCTTAAGAAGTCATATTGAACATATGGAAAAAACCCTTGAGTCAGACCAACCTATTGGTAGAAAATTAGATTTTCTCTCACAGGAAATGAACCGTGAGGCCAATACTATATTATCAAAGGCCAATAGTTTGCTTATATCCGGTCATGCTCTAGAATTAAAAACGGATATAGAAAAAATCAGAGAACAGATTCAAAACATTGAGTAA
- the gmk gene encoding guanylate kinase → MQKPGVLTVISGFSGAGKGTVVKRLLETKENYSLSVSATTRAPRNGEVEGESYYFLSKPVFEQMIEKDELLEWATYVNNYYGTPKKYVFEQLEAGKNIILEIELQGAMKVRKQYPGAVMIFIVPPSIKELKDRLVGRGTESMDVIIKRLKRAEEETAYIKDYDYIVENDVLEACAEIVHSIVVAEQHHAAHYGGIEQVLESQFNEVLKGE, encoded by the coding sequence ATGCAAAAGCCAGGTGTATTAACGGTTATTTCGGGATTTTCTGGTGCCGGAAAAGGAACCGTTGTAAAAAGATTATTAGAAACTAAGGAAAACTATTCCTTGTCGGTGTCAGCCACCACGAGAGCACCTAGAAATGGTGAAGTTGAAGGTGAAAGCTACTATTTTCTATCGAAACCAGTCTTTGAACAAATGATAGAGAAGGACGAACTATTAGAATGGGCGACCTATGTGAACAACTACTATGGTACGCCAAAGAAATATGTGTTTGAACAACTTGAAGCAGGGAAAAACATCATTTTGGAGATTGAACTACAAGGTGCCATGAAAGTCAGAAAGCAATATCCGGGCGCTGTTATGATATTTATCGTTCCACCTTCCATCAAGGAGCTTAAAGATAGACTTGTTGGACGAGGCACTGAATCTATGGATGTGATCATCAAAAGGCTTAAAAGAGCCGAAGAAGAGACAGCCTATATTAAAGACTATGATTATATCGTTGAAAATGATGTTCTTGAAGCATGTGCTGAAATCGTTCATAGTATTGTCGTCGCAGAACAACATCATGCGGCCCACTATGGCGGTATCGAGCAGGTTCTTGAGAGTCAGTTCAATGAAGTGTTGAAAGGAGAATAA
- the rpoZ gene encoding DNA-directed RNA polymerase subunit omega: MLHPSYSDLMERINDRNDDITLKSRYSIVIATSKRARQIIDGAEPRVNKSYPKPLSYAVNELYEGTIDIDSL; the protein is encoded by the coding sequence ATGTTACATCCATCTTACTCAGATCTAATGGAAAGAATCAATGACCGAAATGACGACATTACTCTTAAAAGCCGTTATTCAATTGTAATCGCAACCTCCAAACGTGCCAGACAAATAATTGATGGTGCTGAACCAAGGGTGAATAAGTCTTATCCAAAACCATTGTCTTATGCGGTCAATGAATTGTATGAAGGTACAATCGATATCGATTCTCTTTAA
- the priA gene encoding replication restart helicase PriA, with protein sequence MIKKYAQIIISISVKSLDRIFTYGVPETLRPSLGIGSIVEIPFGAGNRIIRGYILGFCEEIDFDPTKVKYILKQYEEVGIESELLELAVFMKNRYVTTMQSALGTLLPSRPNVRKKEEKWVRSLMDQDQLLDMMRTLKDKKIYEPRRRVLEVLLVKPHIPLKEIMEEADVSRGIISTMVKHLILEFETNISIRMPYDLEAYDTSINLAPNKEQDKALTQITQSIQQRENKVFLLHGITGSGKTEVYMQAIEQVLKVGQSAIVMIPEIALTPLMVKRFVERFGEVVGVMHSRLSEGERFDQWRLAKEGRLKIMIGPRSAIFAPFEKIGLIILDEEHETSYKSEMPPKYHAREVAIYRARYHMCPVLLGSATPLVESYYKALSGKYTLIELDQKAEALSPLEVETVDMRKELEKGNTSILSHELYEAIKATLLKKEQIILFLNRRGHSNFVSCRLCGYVLKCNHCDVAYNYHKYNHKLQCHYCNESIPMVQICPSCGSKHVKAFGIGTQKVEAYIKEIFSEAKVLRMDYDTTTGKDGHKRILDQFEAKEADILIGTQMVAKGHHFNNVTLVGVLAADMSLYVNDFRASEKTFQLVTQVTGRSGRGDKAGRAIIQTYTPDHYSIMSAQNQDYKNFYNNEIQYRKLMGYAPFKEMMSVLIISTDEKYLIQLCHRIKEQLSIYDQNKGIEILGPSPATLSKIRNNFRWVIYIKADSYKALTALANHLYNINEQEDHRHISHMQIDLNPMMSY encoded by the coding sequence ATGATAAAAAAGTATGCCCAAATCATCATCAGCATATCTGTGAAAAGTTTAGATAGAATCTTTACGTATGGTGTTCCTGAGACATTGAGGCCAAGTCTTGGAATTGGATCTATTGTAGAGATTCCTTTTGGTGCAGGGAATCGTATCATTAGAGGCTATATCCTAGGGTTCTGTGAGGAAATCGATTTTGATCCAACCAAAGTCAAGTATATTCTCAAACAGTATGAAGAAGTGGGTATAGAGTCTGAATTATTGGAATTAGCTGTATTTATGAAGAACAGATATGTGACAACGATGCAATCTGCCCTTGGCACCTTATTACCATCAAGGCCAAATGTTCGAAAAAAAGAAGAAAAATGGGTAAGAAGCTTGATGGATCAGGATCAACTCCTGGATATGATGAGAACATTAAAAGACAAAAAAATATATGAGCCTAGACGAAGGGTATTAGAAGTTTTATTAGTAAAGCCCCATATACCTTTAAAAGAAATTATGGAAGAAGCAGATGTATCGCGCGGCATTATATCAACGATGGTTAAGCACCTTATACTTGAATTTGAAACGAATATAAGCATTCGTATGCCTTATGATTTGGAAGCCTATGATACCAGTATTAATCTGGCACCCAATAAAGAACAAGACAAAGCCCTTACACAGATTACGCAAAGCATTCAACAAAGGGAAAACAAGGTTTTCTTGCTGCACGGTATAACCGGAAGTGGTAAAACAGAGGTCTATATGCAAGCCATAGAGCAGGTGCTCAAAGTAGGGCAATCGGCCATTGTGATGATACCTGAAATTGCGCTTACACCCCTTATGGTCAAAAGATTTGTTGAACGTTTTGGGGAAGTGGTCGGAGTTATGCATTCTAGACTTTCAGAAGGTGAACGGTTTGACCAATGGCGTCTGGCAAAAGAAGGCCGTCTCAAAATTATGATTGGACCAAGATCGGCCATTTTCGCACCCTTTGAAAAAATCGGCCTAATTATTCTGGATGAAGAACACGAAACCTCATACAAATCTGAAATGCCGCCCAAATACCATGCAAGAGAAGTTGCTATCTATAGAGCTAGGTATCATATGTGCCCGGTTCTATTAGGTTCAGCAACACCTTTGGTTGAAAGCTATTATAAAGCCTTATCGGGAAAATACACACTGATTGAACTGGATCAAAAAGCAGAAGCACTTTCACCCCTAGAGGTTGAAACGGTGGACATGCGTAAAGAACTAGAAAAGGGCAATACAAGTATATTAAGCCATGAGCTCTATGAAGCTATTAAAGCAACATTACTTAAAAAGGAACAGATTATTTTGTTTCTAAACCGGAGAGGTCATTCCAATTTTGTATCCTGTAGATTATGCGGCTATGTTCTAAAATGTAACCATTGTGATGTTGCTTATAATTATCATAAATACAATCATAAACTACAATGTCATTATTGCAATGAAAGTATCCCCATGGTTCAGATCTGTCCCAGTTGCGGTTCCAAACATGTAAAAGCCTTTGGTATTGGAACACAGAAAGTGGAAGCCTATATAAAAGAAATATTTTCAGAAGCCAAAGTCTTGCGTATGGATTATGACACTACCACTGGAAAAGATGGACATAAAAGAATATTGGATCAATTTGAAGCCAAAGAGGCAGATATTCTCATCGGAACTCAGATGGTGGCTAAAGGTCATCATTTTAATAATGTTACCTTAGTAGGCGTTTTAGCGGCGGATATGTCCTTGTATGTCAATGACTTTCGAGCCAGTGAAAAGACGTTTCAACTGGTCACCCAAGTAACAGGAAGATCCGGACGAGGCGATAAAGCCGGTAGAGCGATAATACAGACCTATACACCGGATCATTATAGTATTATGAGTGCTCAAAATCAGGATTATAAGAATTTTTATAATAATGAAATCCAGTATAGAAAACTGATGGGCTATGCGCCATTTAAAGAAATGATGAGTGTTTTGATTATTTCTACGGATGAAAAATACTTAATTCAACTTTGCCACAGGATTAAAGAACAACTAAGCATCTATGATCAAAATAAAGGGATTGAGATTCTTGGTCCGTCACCCGCAACGCTATCAAAAATAAGAAATAACTTCAGATGGGTCATATACATCAAAGCAGATTCATATAAAGCATTGACGGCACTGGCCAATCATCTATATAATATAAATGAACAAGAAGATCATAGGCATATCAGTCATATGCAAATTGATCTGAACCCGATGATGTCTTATTGA
- the def gene encoding peptide deformylase, which produces MALRKLRIDGDDILRKKSKTVDNITERIKELVEDMIETMYESQGVGLAAPQVGVLRRVFIVDIGDGPIIFINPVIEEVEGEQYGLEGCLSVPGKQGDVLRPYKIKVKAMDIEGTEFELEAEAFLARAICHEYDHLEGILYTDKAENIEEI; this is translated from the coding sequence ATGGCCCTAAGAAAACTAAGAATAGACGGTGATGATATACTTAGAAAGAAATCAAAGACCGTTGATAACATAACAGAAAGAATCAAAGAACTTGTTGAAGATATGATTGAGACGATGTATGAAAGTCAAGGTGTAGGTCTTGCAGCGCCACAAGTGGGTGTTCTAAGAAGGGTTTTTATTGTGGACATTGGTGATGGCCCAATTATTTTTATTAATCCGGTTATAGAAGAAGTAGAAGGGGAACAATATGGTTTAGAAGGTTGTTTAAGTGTTCCGGGAAAACAAGGTGATGTACTAAGGCCTTATAAGATTAAAGTGAAGGCAATGGATATAGAAGGTACAGAATTTGAACTCGAAGCAGAAGCTTTTTTGGCTCGTGCAATCTGCCATGAGTACGATCACTTAGAAGGTATATTGTATACGGATAAAGCGGAAAATATAGAGGAAATATAG
- the fmt gene encoding methionyl-tRNA formyltransferase — MRILFMGTPDFSVPTLESLLDSEHEIIGVITQPDKPKGRGKHIIFPPVKVVAVENEIPVYQPIKVKDPEFLDSIKALEPDLAVVVAFGQILPKAFLDIPKYGCINIHASLLPKYRGAGPIQWAIIHGEATTGVTTMYMDVGLDTGDMLLKETVEIEPNETGGSLHDKLSVIGGPLVIKTIEALIEERLIRKPQNNELSTYAPMLNKEMGNIDWNQPADTIERLVRGLNPWPSAYTHYEGKLLKIWESEVVLCDTLNTPCGSISEIREEGFVVKCKEKGLLIKSLQLQGKKRMSTSDFLRGHQVQIGQELCQTIE, encoded by the coding sequence ATGCGAATATTATTTATGGGTACGCCGGATTTTTCAGTCCCTACTTTGGAATCTTTATTGGATTCAGAGCATGAAATCATAGGTGTTATAACCCAACCGGACAAACCCAAGGGACGGGGCAAACACATTATTTTCCCACCTGTTAAGGTGGTTGCAGTAGAAAATGAGATACCGGTCTATCAACCCATCAAAGTCAAAGATCCGGAATTCTTGGATAGTATTAAGGCTTTGGAGCCTGATTTGGCGGTGGTGGTTGCCTTTGGTCAAATCTTACCAAAAGCTTTTTTAGATATACCTAAGTACGGATGCATCAACATACATGCATCTCTACTACCCAAATACAGAGGCGCAGGCCCGATACAATGGGCAATTATCCACGGTGAAGCAACGACGGGTGTTACCACAATGTATATGGATGTGGGACTGGATACAGGCGATATGTTACTTAAAGAAACTGTAGAAATAGAACCAAATGAAACAGGCGGCAGTTTACACGATAAATTATCCGTCATTGGCGGTCCACTTGTTATTAAGACTATTGAAGCCTTAATAGAAGAACGACTTATTCGGAAGCCTCAGAACAATGAACTTTCAACCTATGCACCAATGCTTAATAAAGAGATGGGTAATATTGACTGGAATCAACCTGCAGATACAATCGAACGGTTGGTTAGAGGTTTAAACCCTTGGCCCAGTGCATATACCCATTATGAAGGTAAGCTTCTTAAGATATGGGAAAGTGAAGTTGTATTATGTGATACATTAAATACGCCTTGTGGCTCTATTTCTGAAATCAGAGAGGAAGGCTTTGTCGTAAAGTGCAAGGAAAAAGGCTTATTGATTAAAAGTCTTCAATTGCAAGGCAAAAAAAGGATGTCCACATCTGACTTTTTGAGAGGTCATCAGGTACAAATTGGACAGGAACTGTGTCAAACCATTGAGTAA
- a CDS encoding zinc metallopeptidase: MSFFIYIIPPLLLAMYAQSKVKSTYSKYSKTMNVNGLTGADVARRILERHGIDYVKVEPIKGVLTDHYDPKARVLRLSSGVYGNKSLAAIGIAAHECGHAIQDYDAYLFLKLRQTIVPVVNIANSTAMPLAFAGLMLGYFTGSGVGIGYYILQFAILMFAAVLVFHLVTLPVELDASRRAIEILEGEGILDREEIIPAKKVLNAAALTYIAAAAVAAGNLIRFILLSRGSRR, translated from the coding sequence ATGAGTTTTTTTATTTATATAATACCACCACTGTTACTTGCCATGTATGCCCAGTCCAAAGTGAAGTCAACATACAGTAAGTATAGTAAAACTATGAATGTAAATGGTTTAACAGGTGCAGATGTCGCAAGACGTATTTTAGAACGTCATGGTATTGATTACGTTAAGGTAGAACCGATTAAGGGCGTTCTTACAGATCACTATGACCCTAAAGCTCGTGTACTTAGATTGTCCTCAGGCGTTTATGGCAACAAATCTTTAGCAGCAATCGGTATTGCAGCCCATGAATGCGGACATGCCATACAAGATTACGATGCGTATTTGTTTCTAAAGCTAAGACAAACCATTGTTCCGGTTGTTAACATAGCAAATAGCACAGCTATGCCCCTTGCTTTTGCCGGATTAATGCTTGGGTATTTTACAGGATCAGGTGTCGGCATCGGCTATTATATTCTTCAGTTTGCCATCCTTATGTTTGCAGCCGTTTTGGTTTTTCACTTAGTCACTTTACCGGTAGAACTGGATGCTTCAAGAAGGGCAATAGAGATACTTGAAGGTGAAGGGATTTTAGACCGTGAAGAAATAATTCCTGCTAAGAAAGTACTAAATGCTGCAGCTTTAACGTATATAGCAGCGGCAGCGGTGGCGGCTGGTAACTTAATCAGGTTCATTCTATTATCTAGGGGTAGTAGACGATGA
- the rsmB gene encoding 16S rRNA (cytosine(967)-C(5))-methyltransferase RsmB, with the protein MNLRWLVLKILDAIEFEGIFVHEAIERFTAESDLSKQDRAFIKKVVFGTIEQQIRIDYVINQFSKIKVNQMKPAVRLTLRLSVYQLLYMENIPDSAVCNEAVKLIKKRKMLRLTGFVNGVLRAIIRQKDSIQWPSKDDILTFFSVKYSFEPDIIQLLLEDYDKDVVENFLSVSNEQAPLTIRVQKTNITKQGLIDALEKEGVDVSEGRYIDDALHIGQIDKINLLDSFNQGYFQVQDESSMMVADVGFEDGMTTIIDLCAAPGGKTMHLADKLEGKGQVFAFDISDKKLDRVRENYTRLGLTNISEKINDATVLNQAYIGIADLIVADLPCSGLGIIRKKPDIKWHITVDRIKSLKKLQQDILEVAKNYVKPGGVLVFSTCTVTKTENQDNVDWFLDRNKDFELEPIQKNYSDPKTGMVSMMPISNGPDGFFIAKFRKKCENVKY; encoded by the coding sequence ATGAATTTAAGATGGCTTGTACTAAAAATATTAGATGCCATTGAGTTTGAAGGCATTTTTGTTCACGAGGCTATAGAACGTTTTACCGCTGAATCGGATTTAAGTAAACAGGATAGAGCCTTCATAAAAAAAGTTGTTTTTGGGACCATAGAGCAACAGATCCGTATTGATTATGTTATCAATCAATTCAGTAAAATCAAAGTCAATCAAATGAAACCGGCCGTAAGGCTGACTTTAAGGTTATCGGTTTATCAACTTCTTTATATGGAGAATATACCGGATTCAGCGGTTTGTAACGAAGCGGTTAAGTTGATTAAAAAAAGAAAAATGCTTCGTTTGACTGGATTTGTTAACGGTGTTTTAAGAGCGATCATACGCCAAAAAGATAGTATACAATGGCCAAGTAAAGACGATATATTAACCTTTTTTTCTGTAAAATATTCTTTTGAACCGGATATTATACAGCTTTTATTAGAAGATTACGATAAAGACGTAGTGGAAAACTTCCTAAGTGTCAGCAATGAACAGGCGCCACTAACAATAAGAGTTCAGAAAACGAACATAACGAAACAAGGCTTAATAGACGCTTTAGAAAAAGAAGGTGTTGATGTATCAGAGGGTCGATATATAGATGACGCTTTGCATATTGGTCAAATAGATAAAATAAATCTGTTAGACAGTTTTAATCAAGGTTATTTTCAGGTTCAGGATGAGAGTTCGATGATGGTTGCTGACGTTGGGTTTGAAGACGGCATGACAACTATTATAGACTTATGTGCTGCTCCCGGTGGTAAAACCATGCATTTAGCCGATAAACTAGAAGGTAAAGGCCAAGTTTTTGCTTTTGATATATCCGATAAAAAACTCGACAGGGTTCGTGAAAACTACACCAGATTGGGACTTACGAATATTTCGGAAAAAATCAACGATGCAACGGTTCTAAACCAAGCATATATCGGTATTGCTGATTTAATTGTTGCAGATTTACCTTGTTCAGGCCTTGGGATTATCCGTAAGAAACCGGATATTAAATGGCATATAACGGTAGATCGAATAAAATCACTTAAGAAACTTCAGCAAGACATCTTAGAAGTCGCAAAAAACTATGTAAAACCAGGTGGTGTTTTGGTATTTAGTACTTGTACGGTGACGAAAACAGAAAATCAAGATAATGTTGACTGGTTTTTAGACAGAAATAAAGACTTTGAATTGGAACCCATTCAAAAAAACTATAGTGACCCAAAGACAGGTATGGTAAGTATGATGCCTATATCCAACGGACCTGATGGTTTCTTCATTGCCAAATTTAGAAAGAAGTGTGAAAATGTCAAATATTAA
- the rlmN gene encoding 23S rRNA (adenine(2503)-C(2))-methyltransferase RlmN yields the protein MSNIKRDIMSLELDALTQEMILLNEKKFRGIQVFEWLHQKDCFTWKGMNNLPKALLVKLEEHAYITEMQMVTKQTSGHDGTTKFLFKLYDGQMIETVLMRYDYGNSVCISTQAGCRMGCTFCASGLNGLERNLTTGEMLRQVYAVEREIGKRITHVVLMGTGEPLDNYDAVLGFIKIITHDKGKNLSQRHITLSTCGMVDGIRRLASEKLQINLAISLHASDDELRKQTMPIAKKYSIDEILTACEAYFISTGRRITFEYALIAGHNDHPSQARALADLLRFRKFKCHVNLIPINNVVEKAFAKSNQKEVARFRDILLDKKVETTIRRSLGTDIDAACGQLRFNAMKK from the coding sequence ATGTCAAATATTAAAAGGGACATCATGTCTTTGGAATTGGATGCCTTAACCCAAGAAATGATTCTACTGAATGAAAAAAAGTTTCGGGGCATACAAGTGTTCGAGTGGCTTCATCAGAAGGATTGTTTTACATGGAAAGGTATGAACAATCTTCCCAAAGCTTTATTGGTGAAATTGGAAGAGCATGCATACATAACCGAGATGCAAATGGTCACCAAGCAGACGTCCGGTCATGATGGAACGACAAAATTCCTATTTAAATTATACGATGGTCAAATGATAGAAACGGTATTGATGCGTTATGATTATGGCAACAGTGTCTGTATCTCAACCCAGGCGGGCTGTAGAATGGGATGTACTTTTTGTGCGTCAGGGTTAAATGGACTTGAAAGAAATCTAACAACAGGTGAGATGTTGCGCCAGGTTTATGCCGTTGAGCGTGAAATCGGTAAACGTATCACACATGTGGTTTTAATGGGAACCGGTGAGCCTCTTGACAACTATGATGCTGTACTAGGTTTTATTAAGATCATCACCCATGATAAAGGCAAAAACTTGAGTCAAAGACATATTACACTTTCTACTTGTGGTATGGTAGACGGTATTCGTAGGCTTGCAAGTGAAAAACTACAGATTAATCTTGCAATATCTTTACATGCAAGTGATGATGAATTACGAAAACAAACCATGCCGATAGCAAAAAAATACAGTATAGACGAAATACTAACCGCTTGTGAAGCCTATTTTATATCAACTGGCAGAAGGATCACTTTTGAATATGCTTTAATAGCCGGTCATAATGATCATCCTTCACAGGCACGTGCTCTAGCGGACCTTTTGCGATTTAGGAAGTTTAAGTGTCATGTGAATTTAATTCCCATTAATAATGTTGTGGAAAAAGCATTTGCTAAGTCCAACCAAAAAGAAGTGGCAAGATTTAGAGATATATTGTTGGACAAAAAAGTGGAGACGACAATAAGAAGATCATTAGGTACAGATATTGATGCTGCGTGCGGACAACTAAGGTTTAATGCTATGAAAAAGTAG
- a CDS encoding Stp1/IreP family PP2C-type Ser/Thr phosphatase, producing MRSFALTDKGLVRSHNEDYYYVSDTPIGKLPNLYIIADGMGGHKAGDIASKKAIQHMVENVEENSDWDVVYSLEHAIRVANRAIFDAGEHNLDQKGMGTTLVACVIKDDTLFVTNVGDSRLYVYADDLEQVTLDHSVVEELYRAGHISEEDRYNHPNKNMITRALGAENEVKVDRFVRALNKSDLILLCSDGLNKMLTDDEVRIIMKQATTIEDKGYALMKASLDKGGIDNTTLIIIGNGNEVQS from the coding sequence ATGAGATCATTTGCATTAACAGATAAAGGATTAGTAAGAAGTCATAATGAAGACTATTATTATGTCAGTGATACACCTATTGGAAAACTGCCGAATTTATACATCATAGCGGATGGTATGGGTGGTCATAAGGCCGGTGATATAGCTTCAAAAAAAGCGATTCAACATATGGTTGAAAATGTAGAAGAAAATAGCGATTGGGATGTCGTCTATTCTCTTGAACATGCAATTAGAGTTGCTAATAGAGCAATCTTTGATGCAGGTGAACATAATCTGGACCAGAAGGGTATGGGAACCACACTCGTAGCCTGTGTCATAAAAGATGATACTTTGTTTGTGACCAATGTTGGCGACAGTAGACTTTATGTATATGCGGATGATTTAGAGCAGGTTACCCTAGATCATTCTGTAGTTGAAGAATTATATAGAGCTGGGCATATATCAGAAGAAGACAGATACAATCATCCAAATAAAAATATGATTACGAGAGCCCTTGGTGCGGAAAACGAGGTTAAAGTGGACCGATTTGTTAGGGCTCTTAATAAATCAGATTTGATATTATTATGCTCGGATGGCTTAAATAAAATGTTGACCGATGACGAAGTGCGCATCATTATGAAACAAGCCACAACGATTGAAGATAAGGGTTATGCTTTGATGAAAGCATCTCTTGATAAAGGCGGCATTGATAATACAACGCTGATTATAATAGGTAATGGAAATGAGGTACAGTCATGA